The nucleotide sequence AcaggtagtagaccttacagtgaaatgctttcttacaaggccttttaaccaacaatgcaaaaacatttttaaagaaagaaaatatttgctaaaaaaatacattttttttaggtaggacaaaaagtaacacaataaaataacaataacgaggctatgtacaggggataccggtaccgagtcaatgtgtggaggTTCAGGTTAGTGGATGTAATTGAGGTAAAatgtatatataggtaggggTTATTGTGAATTTTTCAGTACATTTGTGGCAATTACTTATTTCAGAAGGAGCCAGCAAAACTAGTGCACTAGTTTTGTGCTCTGGGTTATTAGACACCATTAGACCTGATTACACCTCTTGGGTTTTTTCCAGAACAGGGGTGTGTCCCCTTTTCAGAGGAGTCAGCAGGAGGACATGTAGCATGCCAAGGTCTGTTGCTATGGTCCTACATGCATTAAACTATTTCTGTGAGACTCTACAGGTTGCATGTCCTAATATGAAGGCAATATTATTTAATCTTTTattatttcaccttaatttaaccaggtaggctagttgagaacaagttctcgtttacaactgcgacctggccaagataaaacacaGCAGTTCacataaaacaacacagagttacacatggaataaacaagcatacagtcaataatacagtagaaaaaaacaaagtctatatacagtgagtacaaattaggtgagataagggaggtaaggcaataaataggccatggtggtgaagtaattacaatatagccattaaacactggaatggtagatgttcagaagattaatgtgcaagtagagatactggggtgcaaaggagtaagataaataaataaatacagtatggggatgaggtagttggatgggctgtttacagatgggctatgtacaggtacagtgatctgtgagttgctctgacagctggtgcttaaagctagtcagggagatatgggtctccagcttcagtgattttgcagttcgttccagtcattggcagcagaggactggaaggaaaggcggccaaatgatgaattggctttgggggtgaccagtgagatatacctgctggagcgcgtgctacggatgggtgctgctatggttaccagtgagctgagataaggtgaggcgttacctagcagagacttgtagatgacctggagccagtggattttgcgacgaatatgaagcgagggccagcgaacgagagagtacaggttgcagtggtgggtaatatatggggctttggtgacaaaacagatggcactgtgatagactgcatccaatttgttgaatagagtgttggaggctattttatagatgacatcgccaaagtcgaggatcggtaggatggtcagttttacgagggtatgtttggcagcatgagtgaaggatgctttgttgcaaaatcgcaagccgattctagatttaattttggattggagatgcttagtgtgagtctggaaggagagtttacagtctaactcgacacctaggtatttgtagttgtccacaaatTCTAAGTCAGAGCATGGGAGTGGCTACCTAGacaatttgcattgacccccttttttacactgctgctactcgctgtttattatctatgcatagtcactttaccctgtcgTGGAAAGATTTGGTCAATCATATTTCACAAATACCGGAGCATGTGAGTTCAAATAGACTTTTATTAATCAATATAACAAAAGCAGAGTCAATTCATGAAGTAACTCCCTTCCAGTCTTAGCACAAGCTACTTATACATTTGTCCTCCTTACATCATACTCATAGTAACTCCTCTTAATGGCTTATCACCTCTGGAATTTAGCCACTGTTATCATTCTTATTGGCAGGCTCAAcatccttggtttctcaaatgactgcctcgcctggttcaccaactacttctcagacagagctcagtgtgtcaaatcggagtgcCTGTTGttcagacctctggcagtctctataggggtatcacggggttcaattctcaggccaactcttttctctgtatatatatcaacaatgttgctcttgctgcgggtgattccctcatccccctctacgcaggcaacaccattctgtatacatctggcccttctttggacactctgttaactaacctccaaacgagcttcaatgccatacaacactccttccgtggcctccaactgctcttaaacactaatAAAACCAAATGcgtgcttttcaaccgttcgctgcccgcacccgcccacccgactagcatcactactctggatggttctgacttagaatgtgtggacaactacaaatacctaggtgtctggctagactgtaaactctccttccactcatattaaacatctccaatcccaagttaaatctagaatcggcttactatttcgcaacaaagcctcctaccgatcctcgacttcggcgatgtcatttacaaaatagcctccaatactctactcagcaaactggatgcagtctatcacagtgccatctgttttgtcaccaaagccccttatatacccccccactgcgacctgtatgctcagTCGGCTGGCCCTTACTACATATTCaacgccagacccactggctccaggtcatctatcatcaaatcaaaatcaaatcaaatgtatttatatagcccttcgtacatcagctgatatctcaaagtgctatacagaaacccagcctaaaaccccaaaacagcaagcaatgcaggtgtagaagcacggtggctaggaactcCCTTCCAGTCTTAGCACAAGCTACTATCTATacgtctatgctaggtaaagctccgctttatctcagcacactggtcacgataacaacagaCACccgcacgcgctccagcaggtatatctcactggtcatccccaaagccaacacctcatttggccgcctttccttccagttctctgctgccaatgactggaacgaattgcaaaattgctgaagctgaagacttacatttccctcactaactttaaacatcagctatctgtatatagcccatctgtaagtagcccacccaatctacctacctcatccccatattgtttttatttacatttctgctcttttgcacaccagtatttctacttgcacatcattatctgctcatctatcactccggtgttaatttgctaaactgtaattacttcgctactacgtcctatttattgccttacctcctcacgccatttgtacacacttttttttctattgtgctattgactgtacgcttgtttattccatgtgtaactctgtgttgttgtttgtgtcgcactgctttgctttatcttggccaggtcgcagttgtaaatgagaacttgttctcaactagcttacctggttattaaataaagattaaatatatatatatatatttatatatatatattttaaattagaCAAAATTACATTGGATGACCAAGGATATTACTTCTATTCTCCAAAACTACTAAATATATGCTTTCAGTTGAGGGTTATGTAGCACTCAGATTAACACACCGATGCGTTTACATAGAACCAGACATTAGTTTAAtcaatatatatagtaccagtcaaaagtttggacacacttactcattccagggttttgattttttactattttttacattgtagaacaatagtgaagacatgacaactatgaaacaacacatatggaattgtgtagtaaccaaaaaagtgttaaacaaatcaaaatctattttatatttgagtttcttccaaatagccacccttcgccttgacagctttgaacactcttgacattctctcaaccagtttcacctggaatgcttttccaacagtcttgaaagctatcccacatatactgagcacttgttagctgcttttccttcactctgcagttaaagaaaaacccttgaatgagtaagtgtgcccaaacttttgactagtactgtatatatgaccCAAAAATACTTAATTGATCTTGAAAGATAATCATTGGCCGAGACCAAGCTCTCTATACTTTACTACTTAATGGGAACATAAAGTAAATGAGCTgtagaaaatgttttaaaaaacatAATTCAATGCAAGTGAGAATCTTCTTTATTGTGATTTATTTTTAAAAGGAAAGCTTATAAGAAACATAAGAAAAGTGCATGCAGTACAAAGCACAACAACCATGGGATACTTATTTTCAGTTCCTTATATTTTAACAGCACAATTCATATGATACAGTACCTTAGGAAACATGCACAACACAGATGGATGAGGTACAAACATTCTTTTTTGGAGCCACGTATGGGCGGCTATAATAAATTGAGAACATGATTAGGTGCATACAGAGCTACAACACAGAAAAGACACATATAATACAAATTATGTTCTTTTACAGAGATCTGTGCATAAAATTGTACTATAAAGGGACTATCCAAATCATacttttatactgaacaaaaaataaacgcaacatctaaagtgttggtgccatgtttcatgagctgaaataaacgattccagacattttccatactcacaaaaagcttatttctctcaaatgatgtgcacaaattagtttacatccctgttcgtgagcatttatcctttgccaagataatccatccacctgacaggtgtggcatatcaaagaACCTTATTAAgcagcatggtcattacagaggtgcaccttgtgccggggacaataaaaggcaactAAAATTTGCAGTCACTCAACACAATGCCAAAAAAACGTCTCAAgttgaaggagcgtgcaattgtcatgctgactgcaggaatgtccaagaGAGCTGTTGCCATCAGGCAGCTTCACCTATGGGATTgtctgaggagggagggggggatcctgaggagtatttctgtctgtaataaagccattttATGGGTaataactcattctgattggctgggcctggctcccaagtgggtgggccaatgccctgcccagtcatttgaaatccatagatgagggCCCAATGAATGTATTTATCAttcctactcattccagggtttttctttattttgactatttcctacattgcaGAAAattagtgaggacatcaaaactatgaaataacatatatggaatcatgtagtaaccaaaaaaagttttACAATTTTTTagattcttcatagtagccatcctttgccttgatgaaagctttgcacaccctgcattctctcaatcagcttcatgaggtctcctggaatgtatttcaattaacaggtgtgccttgttaaaagttaacttgtagaatttctttccttcttcatgcgtttgagccaatcatttgtgttgtgacaaggtaggggtagtatacagaagatagccctatttggtgaaagaccaagtccatactatggaaagaccagctcaaataagcaaagagaaacggcagtacatcattactttaagacatgaaggtcagtcaatgcagaacattccaagaactttgaaagttttttcaAGTGCCCGTCGTAAAAACAATCaagggctatgatgaaactggctctcatgaggaccgccacaggaaagtaagacccatagttacctctgctgcagatgatcATTtctttagagttaccagcctaagAAATTGCAgtctaaataaatgcttcacggagttcaagtaacagaaacttctaaacatcaactgttcagaggagactgtgtaaatcaggccttcatggtcgaattgctgcaaagaaactactactaaagaactccaataagaagaagagacttgcttgggccaagaaacacgagcaatggacattagagcaGTGGAGATCTGTccatatttgagatttttggttagtgagagagtaagtgaacggatgtTCTCCGCATGTGTGCttcccaccgtgaaacatggaggaggtggtgtgggggtgctttgctggtgacactcaacgattgatttagaattcaaggcacacttaaccagcatggcaaccacagcattctgcagcgatacaacatcacatctggtttgcacttagtgggactatcatttgtttttcaactggacaatgacccaacgcacctccaggctgtgtaagggctatttggccaagaaggagaatgatggagtgctgcatcagatgacctgtcctccacaatcacccgacctcaacaacAATTGAGATcatttggaatgagttggaccacagagtgaaggaacagcagccaacatgtgcccagcatatgtgggaactccttcaagactgttggaaaagcattccaggtgtagagacattctacaatgtagaaaattgtaaaaaaaaaaaaaaaagaaaaacccttgaatgagtaggtgtgtccaaacttttgactgatactgtacatatactatatatatctTTAAAATATGGTCAATTTGCCTTAACTCACTGCACATAACTTTTAAACAGAACATGGAACAAACACAAGGCTACGTCAAATATGTCTATAAACACAGTAAAACATACGAGCAAAATGTCCCACTTCATAATTTTCTGGTCCTCTTAGATTTTAAGTGTAGACTAGGAGTGAGCAACATCCGCTGATTGTGATGAAAAATCTATGCACATATAATTAACCATAACATGTTCTATGGAATCAAAAATATTAAATCAAAAATAAGTAATTCTAGTAAGTCATACAGTCATATGCAAAAGCTAACAGTTACAGTTCCTCAGGCACTGTAATACACTCTGTAGTACAGAGTCTTATTTCGCCATAGTGAGTAGGAGTTATTAAACTTCAGAAGGTAAGTGCCTTCGCCTGGATACTCGTGACTGCCACCTTGCACTGCCATGTGACTGTCCAGACGATACACAGGTAAGATTTCCCCTATGTTGGAGTTGGCCAATGATTTAGAACCCTTCTCAACATCCCCTGGGTTGATAAGTCCTGCATGAGACAACACATATGGCCTTCAAGACAATTACAAACTCAACTAATTTAAAGAGAAGTTATTATTAAAGATATTCAAATCTTTTCAAATAAAATTGAGATTATTTCATATTAAATTAGCTTGGAACTAAAATTTCAAACCAAAAGAGGAGGTGCCTACTGACCTTGTAGCTgattttcctcctcttcgtcatcGCTGGATTCACTAATGTGGACCGTGATGGCCTGGCTGGTGACAGGGTTCCAGTCAAAGGAGATTCCAAAGGCTATGTCATAGCTATCTGTGGCAAACTCCCAGCACACTTGCTTTCCCTCAGGAACGGTGGGCACATGCACTGTCAAAATGTTTCCTTGTTTCACTGTCACCACACGGTCCTTCTCCAGTCGCAGCTTGGACTTGAGCTCCTTCATCGCCATGGAGGTCCACGTGGAGGGAGGCTTCAGCGGTGGCATTTGGGCTAGAGCACAACCATAGACTATATGTGAGGACAACATGGGAACCAAACATGAGCAGTGTTCAAAAATGTGTGATATAATTACTCAATTTGAGATCCTTTGTCAAATAGATATTTTTCAGCATGCTCATTATTTTATTAATATATTGTAATACAGACATCAGACTCCAGAACATGGATGAAAGCTATGAGTTATCTTTAGTGGCAGCGGGTGTTAAACCCTAGACTAAATTGTCTCACCTTTTCTCTCTCCAGGGTTCTGGCTATTCCCACTGCTGTTGCTCTCCTCAACATCTCCCCCCATGGCCTGCTGCCCGGCAGGAGACTGTTGATTAACCTGAAAACACACAAGTGCTTgcagtattttcatttcattGCCATGTACTTTTTTATGTGGCATGATGTTGGCATGATGTTTACCTCAGCTGGCTGGTTGGTTCCATCCATATCAGGGTGACTTATGGGGTGGTTGGAGTTAGAGAGGCCTCTGCTCTGGAGCCTGTACACAGACAGTATGACCATTCTAACTTCTAAACACAATTCAGCATACAATACAATTGTGCTATGTAAGGCATACATAAAACAGGCAATGTATTACAACTATACAAAATTGTTATGTCATATTTAAATTGTATTTAGTTACAGCATATTGCAGGAATTAAATACAGTAGTTATACAGCAAAAGATCAAAGTAGGTCTAGCAAGAACAAGTGGGTAACCTGTCTAGCGGATTGGTCTCCGACGTTATCCAAGGGAAAGAGGAAACCGATAACACTGTCAATCTGGATTGACGCTCCGAAGTAGACTCTAATTTATCTATCTCTAAAATGAATGCATAAACACCGCTCAATCTCGCTCTAAATAGCGTACTGTATTAAATCCCtcccctttacacacacacacacacacacacacacacacacacacacacacacacacacacacacacacacacacacacacacaccagcacgaatgccgcgttcaaaacaacttggaactcggaaatctccgaCTACAGATTATTCAAGGCGACTGGAAATCTGAAAAAAAAACGAGCCGGGGAAGATAGTTTTGAACGGTCATTTTACTCAAAATTCCACCTCGGACCTCTTTCTTGAGCTTCGACCTGAATGTTAGAAGACAAAGTTATTCTGGGGGGGCTGTGTGTATTGTTGTTGAATTGATAGATATTgctgcattgttggagctagaaacataagcatttcgctgcaccgtgcttctacatctgcattgcttactgtttggggtttgggctgggtttctgtacagcacttcgtGTGACACCTACTGATATAAATAGGGcttgataaatacatttgattgattttgcGTACGCAACCAATAAACTGATTTGATTTAGTCAGCGAACTTCAAAGTCCGATTGGTGCGCGCGCGGTTACAAATTAACATTCCTAGATAGCTTCCTGGTCACATAATTGCAACAGATTTGAAACCAATTTCATTGCAACAGCTAGATGATAAAATGTAACAGCTCAATATACATTGAGTTGTTACAGACGCTACTAGCAAGCTGATGTCCCAGCCGAGAAATCACTGCACCCACTGGCCATTCTGAGCTGGACGTAcgcttgctaacgttagctatagttagctagccagTTGAACTAGTCGTAAGATCCTCTGCCATTCTTGGAATCGATGCATCTCGACATAATCTTGTAACTCGTCAACaaattataaataaaataaactaccAGAGATAATGATAgtaggcactcgcacatctgagctatatttttttgcaggtgcatggtaatAGGTGAATAAGATTAGAAATAAGAAgaaacccgcacactgctctttAAACGCCTTATGTATCGACCCCAAGGCTTTTGTGAGTTTTTTAAAATTAGCACCCTTACGTAGACACCCACATCCGTTCAATGCATCGAATGGTGTTGGAGTCGAGGGAAAATAAGTAAGCGttaccaaatataacaatgttcatttcataaCTATTCTAATACACTGTGTATATAAAACTtattaaacacgtctgtaaaaccacaatgaggacatcGACCCATCAAGCAAGTTTTCATAAATCATTGGGAACGTCAGAGTAATCTGAAATGGGGGCATTCATTTAGGTTCACATTTACAACATAACAATACATAGGCATTTCATCATTAAGACCTCAGCCacagtcatctaacagactcccatccagagcgacacacataagcaaccagggtcaacgctctgctcaagggcacgtcgacagatctcccacaagATCAAAAACGGGGACCGGTAACAAGAGATCCATCAGCCACCGGCCCAAGCTCCCACCCACAGTTCAccaagagctgcccctcaaccatccgagacaccccccaccccccctagaaaaaaaatattccattcatcaccccccaatgcaccaacaactgAACAAAATCAAAAAaatcaaaaaacaaaacaaaggaaaacagAAAACTATGCAAAAAACAACAAAGATATCACTCTTGGCTTGCATTATAATGGAGATGCCAAATTCCGACTATTAGGTGAGAACAACGCAAATCAGTAGACTTATGTCACAAATTTcaaacaataaaaataaacaaaaaatcaTAATAGCAAGGCCAACTGAATATATTTGAGTGTATGTGCATTtgattgtgtttgtatatgtacaaacacctgcaaggcatcagcctcaggcaaaccggtATTAGatgtaaaaacactgcccctcagtgtcattcaaatgtactttttgtaatgttttattttttatacttttATCTTTGACTGTCATTCTATCCCGCGCcctgcaactccactcccacaTCCCAACCCCTTAtcttgtcaaaggagaaatgctcattaacagaaACGTAAACACATTTGTTCACAAAATttgagaaataagatttttgtgcatattgaaaatgtctgggatctccacatgttgtgtttatatttctgttcagtataaatTGGACATATACATATTTCCCCTTACAAAAGTATCTGTACGTTGTGTCGCAATAAACGTTTGGTCCATTCTACTCAGGAGCACTTCTATTTTCCAAATCCACAGAGTTTACACCCTAAGGAATGTTTGCCACTCTCAATTTGCACCTCTTAAAGAGTTTTTGATATTGGACATACACATATTGCACCATACAAAATTATTTGTATGTTGTGTCACAGTAAAAAGGGGTCCATTCTCCTCAGGagcacttctagtttccaaatccacAGAGGTTACACTCAGGGGGGAGTGGCTGCCCTTTTGACGGCCCTTATATAGAGCAGCCCATCAACTTAAATCCAATCGTTTTTGTCATTTTGGACATACATATTACGCCATACAAAAGTATCTACTCACTAGAGTCCATAGCATTCAAAACAGATGAGTTTGAACGAAAAAGTTTGCGTTGGGCCCCTCGACACTATATGGTACAAATATAACACTGTAAGGGAAAAAACTATTGATTGTGTCCATAAA is from Oncorhynchus masou masou isolate Uvic2021 chromosome 32, UVic_Omas_1.1, whole genome shotgun sequence and encodes:
- the LOC135525856 gene encoding protein TMED8-like; protein product: MYALHSTIVLYAELCLEVRMVILSVYRLQSRGLSNSNHPISHPDMDGTNQPAEVNQQSPAGQQAMGGDVEESNSSGNSQNPGERKAQMPPLKPPSTWTSMAMKELKSKLRLEKDRVVTVKQGNILTVHVPTVPEGKQVCWEFATDSYDIAFGISFDWNPVTSQAITVHISESSDDEEEENQLQGLINPGDVEKGSKSLANSNIGEILPVYRLDSHMAVQGGSHEYPGEGTYLLKFNNSYSLWRNKTLYYRVYYSA